The genomic window TTCCAACCAATTCGCCACGTTGAACGATCTCAGCGAATTCCCGACAGAATTGGCGGCTTCACGTACGTTCGTATTCGTACGCGAAGTGGAGATGTTGCTCAACCACAACTTGATCAAGGGTGGCGATTTAGACAACGCGATCGTTATCTACGACCAGAAGATACCGCAAGAATCTTTGGACAAATTGGCAGATATGCTGAACATCCCTCACAAGAACGTGCAGGAATTAGGCTATATCAATAACAAGCCGCTTGTATTCGATAACGAACCGGCACGTCATAAATTGATCGACGTGATCGGAGATATCGCCTTGATCGGTAAGCCGATCCGCGGACGTGTGATCGCTACCCGTCCGGGACATAAGATCAATAACCAGTTAGCTCGTATGATCCGCAAGGATATCAAGATGAACGAGGTGCAAGCCCCGGTATACGATCCGAACCGTGAGCCGGTGATGGATATCAACCGTATCCGTGAATTATTGCCGCACCGCTATCCATTCTTATTGGTTGACAAGATCATCGAGGTTGGCGGGAACTATATCGTAGGTGTGAAGAACATCACGACCAACGAACCGTTCTTCCAAGGGCATTTCCCTCAGGAGCCGGTCATGCCGGGAGTTCTACAGGTTGAGGCTATGGCACAAACAGGTGGTTTGCTAGTCTTGAATTCCGTAGATGAGCCAGAGCGCTATTCTACCTACTTCATGAAAATAGATGGCGTGAAATTCCGCCAAAAAGTCGTTCCGGGCGATACGTTGATCTTACGTCTGGAATTATTGGCACCGATCCGTCGCGGGATCTCTACCATGAAAGGGTATGTATTCGTTGGTGATAAATTGGTTAGTGAAGCCGAGTTCATGGCTCAGATTGTAAAAAACAAATAATAAGATAAAGTACGATAATGAATATATCTCCTCTAGCAGTCGTTCATCCAGAGGCCCAGATCGGCCAGAATGTAACTATCGATCCGTTTGCCGTGATTGAGAAAGATGTCGTAATCGGTGATAATTGCCATATATATTCTCACGCCGTTATCTTGGATGGCGCACGGATTGGTAAAAATTGCAATATTTTCCCGGGAGCGGTCGTTGCCGGTATCCCTCAAGACATGAAATTCGCGGGGGAAACCACGACGGCGGAAATCGGAGATAACACGACGCTTCGCGAATGCGTGACGATCAACCGGGGTACCGCTTCCAAAGGTAAGACCGTGGTAGGTCGCAATTGCTTAATCATGGCTTATTCGCACGTGGCCCATGATTGCGTCTTAAAAGACCATATTATCATCGGTAACGCTTCGCAAATCGCCGGGGAGGTAGAGATTGATGATTTCGCTATCGTAAGCGGAGGTTCCTTGGTGCATCAGTTCACGCGTATATCCAAGCACGTGATGGTACAAGGCGGTTCTCGTATCGGAAAAGATATCCCTCCTTATACCTTGATCGGCCGTGATCCGATCGTTTATTGCGGTATCAATATCGTAGGTTTACGTCGCCGGGGATTCACGAATCAGCAGGTATTCTTGATTCAAGACATCTATCGCACGCTGTATACCCGAGGCTTGAATAATACGGAGGCGCTGAAAGCGATCGAGACCGAGTACGAGCCTAGCGAGGAACGGGATTTGATCCTCAATTTCATCAAGTCTTCCAGCCGGGGTATCGTAAGAGGTTCGATCGACGAATAAGCGACACAAACATCCGGACAACCAAAAACAAATCGGCGCAAATCCACATCTTACAATGAGGGGTTTGCGCCGATTCGCTATTTATGTCACCAAAAGGTTATTTATAGGGTAATTCCCGTGATCTGCCGGATCATTTCAAGATCGATCCCCATGGCTTTCATCTTCTTGGCGTTTTCGAGGTTCGCTTCTGTCTCGCCTTTTGCCAGTCCTTTCGCCTTACCTTTCTCCTTATTTTCCGCTCTACTTTCCGCTAGTCCTTCCAGGTATCCTTCAAGCTTCGCCGAATCCAATACGTCATTTTGTATCATGACCGCATTCAGGTGTTCGTCGTAAGCGTATCTATCCTCGGGGGGCATGGAGTAGTATCTCAATTTTTCTCGAGCCTCGCCTAATCCCGGAGTCATGGTGTCAGGACGAATTGTTCCTCTTTTAAGGTAGTCCATCCATTCTTCTAGGGGAGTGACGGCTATCTTATCGAACTTATTGGTCCGTATGAGTATATATTCGGGGAAAATCTCGGGGGATAGCTTGGAGACAATTACGCTCCTCTCTTTCGTGTTGACTACCAATTGATCCTTGGTATGTACGCCGATGAAATGATTCTGCCCGTGATAAAGGTAGTCCTCTCCCCGTCCGATGTCGAAGTAGAATATGTTGATTGAGTATATTTTCTTAACCTTGTGGTAGTCCTCGCCCAGTGATATGTACTCGGTTATGGTTTTCGCTACGCCATAGAGTACCTGTTCGAGATAATATAGCTTGCGAATATTTTATATTTTCACGATGATGATCTCGCCCTTGTCGTTAAGTGCCTTGGCGTACACCCTGTTGAACTTGTCATCCTCAGACAGTTGATTACCCTCGCTCTCCAGTAGCTCCACGATGGTAATCTTCTCTCCAAGAAAAACCGTGAGAAAACCCTCCAGCACACCGAAGTTGGCTTTTTGCCGGAGCAGTCTCTTGATCGCCCAATCGAAACGTATGTATCGGTCTTTTAATTCTTTCATGCGTTGATCCTCCTCTTTTTTATCCATAGTTGATAGGTTTTAAGTTACGGCCCAATAGCGGGCGGTGTCGTAAAGATATGTCTTTTCGGGCGAAATGCAAAAGATTGATATCTGATACTGTGATTTTTATTATTTACCCATATTACAATTACCTATTCAAGGTGACAACTGCCACTAATATCTCAGCCGCAGGTTCCGTCTCTTTGACGAAGGTTGAAGACGAAGCTACGACGGTCGCCTCAGGTTCAGAAGAAATCCCATACAGGGATCAGACGCGCACCCTCTTTCATTATTTATAGCGACGTATATTGGGTATATCCATATTTTTACTACTTTTGAGGCAATAATAAAACTAAACGACTATGCTATTTAGATTTCTAATCCTATCAGATGAAGCAGATGACTTCAAGCGCGAGATCAAGATTGATTCCGAGTCTACTTTCTTGGATTTGCAAAACGCCATTCTCGACTCTGTAGGTTATACAAAGGATCAAATGACCTCTTTCTTCATATGTGACGATGACTGGAGTAAAAAGACAGAGATCACATTAGTGGAGATGGATACCTCTTCCGAGGAAGACAGCTATGTCATGGCCGATACTCAACTGGAAGAATTGTTGGAAGACGAGCACCAAAAACTACTTTTCGTTTTCGATTATATGACCGAACGTGCCTTCTTCATGGAACTTCGTGAGATCGTTCCGGGAAAAGACTTGGATGCTCCTATTTGCAGCAAATCGGTAGGTACGCCTCCCGCCCAAATAGTTTCTTTCGATGAGTTCGAGGCTAAGAACGGCAGTACGGACGTAGGAGAAGATTTTTACGGGGATTCCGAATACGATATGGACGAATTAGACAAAAGCGGCTTCGACGGTTTAGGCGAAGGCCCGATGGATAATCCTTACGACGACGAGCGCTTTTGATGAATTCCCTCGTTATATTACTTGGGCCGACAGGAGTCGGAAAGACCGAGTTAAGCCTCCAAGTGGCGGAACGTTTCGGCTCTCCGATTATCTCTTCCGACTCCCGTCAGCTCTATAAAGACCTTCCGATCGGCACGGCTGCCCCTACACCGGAACAAATGGCACGTGTCAAGCATTATATGGTAGGCACTCTCTCGCTTACCGATTATTACAGCGCCAGCAACTTCGAGGAAGATGTGGTCTCCCTCCTATCCGAATTACATAAAACGATCCCGACCGTCGTAATGACCGGAGGCTCTATGATGTACATCGACGCCGTATGTAAAGGTATTGACGATATCCCGACGGTTACACCGGAGATCCGGGATGCCCTATACATGCAATTTGAAACCGAGGGACTAGCCCCTATCCTCGCTGAATTAAAAGAAGCAGACCCCGTTCATTACGAGGAAGTGGACCGGAATAATTACAAACGAGTGATCCATGCCGTAGAGATTTGCCGGATGACAGGCAAGCCTTACTCCTCCTTCCGCACGAACATTAAGAAAGAGCGTCCATTCCGGATCATCAAAGTAGGGCTTAATAGAGATCGTGACGAATTATGCGACCGCATCAACCAACGTGTAGATCAAATGATGAGCGAAGGATTATTGGAAGAGGCTCGCCGGGCTTATCCCTTCCGTCATTTGAATTCCTTGAACACGGTAGGTTATAAAGAATTATTCAATTACTTCAGCGGAGAATGGACATTAGACCTCGCCGTGGAGAAAATCAAACGAAACTCCCGGGTCTACGCCCGGAAGCAAATGACTTGGTTTAAACGGGACCCAGAAATAACATGGTTCCATCCGGATGAGACCGAAGCTATATTTACACATCTGAGCCAACAGATCATATAGCGTTTTAACAATGCCCATTATAAGGTGCTTACAATGGGCATTATAAACATGCTTGAATAGGCATTGTAAGCATCTTACAATAGGCATCAAGGTTTTCCGCTGATTATAAAAGTCAAACGCAACGACTTTATTTCTTGAAAACCAGATAAACCGCCGCGACCAAGAATACGAAAGCAAGCGCATGGTTCCATTTAAACGACTCCCCCTTAAAAGCGATGGTACTGAAGGCCACGAATACCACCAACGTAATCACCTCTTGGATCACTTTCAATTGAATCAAGTTGAACGGCCCCCCGTTATCCCGGAAACCGATGCGATTCGCCGGTACTTGGAAACAATACTCAAAAAAAGCGAGAAACCAACTAAACAGGATTACGCCAAACAAAGGAAGATGCTCGAACCAGCTAAACTGTTGCTTCATCTTCAAATGACCATACCAAGCGCATGTCATAAAAATATTAGACACGATCAACAATAAAATCGTATAAACACTTTGCATATTATCTTATTTTTCGAGGTAAATAATCTTCTTGTATATTCGTCATGCTCCCCCAAAGACTGTAACGAGCCTCCGGATTGATCGCTTCCAGACTTCTCAGCAGCTCTTTCATATCCGAACGACTGGAACCCGACTCATAAGGACAGTTCTTCAATTGTTTCCGGTACCCTTTCCATGCGGCGACCTGAATCAACTCCCTCTCTTCCACCAGACACATCGGACGGATGATCTCCATATCAAACTTATCCATTCTCAACCGGGGAGGCATTGTCCCGAAAGCCCCTTGGTGGGTCAGGTTCATCAACAGCGTCTCAAGGATATCATCTTGATGATGGCCTAAAGCGATCTTATTGCATTTATGCGCCTTAGCGATCTCAAACAAAGCTTTCCGGCGAGTCCAAGAGCATAAAAAGCAGGGGGATTTGCGAGTGTCCGTAGAAGGATCGAAACTTGTCTCATGGACAATGAAAGGCAAATCATGCTCCTCCGCGCAACTTCTAAGATATTCCCGATCCGAACAATAAGGGATATTCGTCATCACGATATGCGCTACCACGACCTCAAACCGAGGACAATAGATTTTCGACCTGCGCCCCAGTAAATCCACCAAGGCCAAGGAATCTTTTCCTCCGGACAACCCGACCAAGATCCGGTCGCCATCATTGATCAAGCCATAGTCGAAAATCGCTCTCTTTATCTTATCCTCTATCTTGCGAAACAAACGTTCGTCCTCTGTCAATTTTGCCATATACTTCCTTTACGGGCGCAAAATTATATATTTATCTTTTCGATTTGTATGCCTCTACAAAAATATTCTTATCTTTGAAACTGCATAACTATATATAATCTAGAATAGACAAAATGAAACGGTTATCCAAAAAGCTGCTTTATACGCTAGGAGTTACACTCATATGCGGAGGAATGCAACTACATGCGCAAAGTCTTGATCAGGCAAAAAAATTATATAACGATGGGAAATACGCAGAAGCCAAACCTGTGTTCGAGAAACTAGTGAAACAAGCGCCAAGCAATGCCTCTTATAATCAATGGTATGGTGTTTGCTGTTTCGAGACCGGAGATTTAGCAGGAGCGGAGAAACATCTTAAGGTCGCCGTAAAGCGTAGGGTACAAGACGCTTATCGATACCTTGGAGAAGTATACTACCAGACCTATCGTTTTAACGAAGCCGAGGAGATGTTCGACGAATACATCACCCTCCTAACAAAAAAGAAACAAGATGTGGAGCCTTACCAGATCCGTATGGACTTGGCGAACAAAGCAAGCCGTATGCTTGATAAGGTAGAGAATGTCCAGATTATCGATAGCTTGGTCGTTGATAAAGATAATTTCTTATCAGCCTATACCTTAAGCGAGGAAAGCGGTACGTTGACCACTTACCAAGATTTCTTCCAGACTAACGATCCGGGCAACTCATCGGTATACATGAACCAGAAGGAGGATAAGATTTATTACGCCCACTCGACAGACGGTAACCACAATTGTCTTTTTACCCAATCCAAGCTCATAGATCAATGGGGAGACGAGAAACAGTTACCGATGAATATCAATAGTGACGCCGACGATGGGTATCCATTCGTGCTATCCGATGGCGTAACGATTTATTACGCATCCAAAGGGAACAGCTCTCTGGGCGGATATGATTTATTCGTCACTCGTTACAACATCAATTCCGATACTTATCTTACACCGGAGCAATTGGGCATGCCCTATAACTCCCCGTTTAACGATTACATGATGGTGATCGACGAAGCCAAGCAATTGGGATGGTTCGTTTCCGACCGCTATCAACCGGAAGGAAAAGTTTGTGTATACCTATTCATTCCGAATGACAACCGCGAGCGAGTAGATAGCGAGGATATCGAACTAAAACGTGCCCGGGCCTCTATTGCCTCGATCAAGGATTCATGGAAACCCGGATCGAATTACGAAGAGCTTATTCATTTAGCTCATACCGAGATTCCTTATGGACGTATAGAGATAAAGAAAGATTTCACGTTCCCGATCCATAATGATATCGTTTATTACACCTTGGACGATATCCAAAGTCCGGAAGCGAAGAACTACTATGAGAAAGTAGTTTCCATCCATAAACAGATCAAGGAGTTAAATGAGAAACTAGAGAGCTTACGAGCCAGCTACATCAAAGGGAACAAGGCGAAGCGAGAACAACTGAAGCCTACGATTCTTGATACGGAAGAAAAGTTAAACAACCTGCTCGGCCAACCGGACGAATGGGAGAAAAAGGCACGTAACGCAGAGATCGTATACCTAAGAAACAACCATAAATAAGAAGAACTATGCTACTGGACATAGCCATCATCGTCTTCCTCATGGTAGCGGCCATCCTACTGATACTGGCGGAGATATTCCTTCTTCCGGGAATAACACTCGCGGGTATAGGCGGGGCTATTTTCGCTATCGGCGGAGTCGTTTTCGCTTATACGGTAGGTATGTGGGTAGGGCATCTGACTTTATCCTTATCAATCATTGCATTCGGAGTAATCTTCGCTTGGTTATTGCGTTCCCGGTCTTTTAACAAGATCGCTTTAAAGACAGATATTGATTCCAAGCTGACATCCAGCAGGGATCTCGGAATAGAACCCGGAGACGAGGGGATCACGCTCTCACGCTTAGCCCCTATCGGCAAGGCCCGGATTA from Parabacteroides distasonis ATCC 8503 includes these protein-coding regions:
- a CDS encoding bifunctional UDP-3-O-[3-hydroxymyristoyl] N-acetylglucosamine deacetylase/3-hydroxyacyl-ACP dehydratase: MQKQKTLAASFSLKGKGLHTGLDIEITFNPAPENHGYKIKRVDMEGQPTIDALAENVVNTQRGTVLSKNGVQVSTIEHAMAALYAYEIDNCLIEVNAPEFPILDGSSRFFSEEIQKTGVVEQNAPKDYYIVKHKIEVKDEETGSSLIILPDDKFSVNVLISFDSPVLSNQFATLNDLSEFPTELAASRTFVFVREVEMLLNHNLIKGGDLDNAIVIYDQKIPQESLDKLADMLNIPHKNVQELGYINNKPLVFDNEPARHKLIDVIGDIALIGKPIRGRVIATRPGHKINNQLARMIRKDIKMNEVQAPVYDPNREPVMDINRIRELLPHRYPFLLVDKIIEVGGNYIVGVKNITTNEPFFQGHFPQEPVMPGVLQVEAMAQTGGLLVLNSVDEPERYSTYFMKIDGVKFRQKVVPGDTLILRLELLAPIRRGISTMKGYVFVGDKLVSEAEFMAQIVKNK
- a CDS encoding NfeD family protein, whose product is MLLDIAIIVFLMVAAILLILAEIFLLPGITLAGIGGAIFAIGGVVFAYTVGMWVGHLTLSLSIIAFGVIFAWLLRSRSFNKIALKTDIDSKLTSSRDLGIEPGDEGITLSRLAPIGKARIKGINVEAKSQDELIDENTPIVVIRVDSYNVIVRPKEETNIHA
- the miaA gene encoding tRNA (adenosine(37)-N6)-dimethylallyltransferase MiaA, which gives rise to MNSLVILLGPTGVGKTELSLQVAERFGSPIISSDSRQLYKDLPIGTAAPTPEQMARVKHYMVGTLSLTDYYSASNFEEDVVSLLSELHKTIPTVVMTGGSMMYIDAVCKGIDDIPTVTPEIRDALYMQFETEGLAPILAELKEADPVHYEEVDRNNYKRVIHAVEICRMTGKPYSSFRTNIKKERPFRIIKVGLNRDRDELCDRINQRVDQMMSEGLLEEARRAYPFRHLNSLNTVGYKELFNYFSGEWTLDLAVEKIKRNSRVYARKQMTWFKRDPEITWFHPDETEAIFTHLSQQII
- a CDS encoding tRNA 2-thiocytidine biosynthesis TtcA family protein — its product is MAKLTEDERLFRKIEDKIKRAIFDYGLINDGDRILVGLSGGKDSLALVDLLGRRSKIYCPRFEVVVAHIVMTNIPYCSDREYLRSCAEEHDLPFIVHETSFDPSTDTRKSPCFLCSWTRRKALFEIAKAHKCNKIALGHHQDDILETLLMNLTHQGAFGTMPPRLRMDKFDMEIIRPMCLVEERELIQVAAWKGYRKQLKNCPYESGSSRSDMKELLRSLEAINPEARYSLWGSMTNIQEDYLPRKIR
- the lpxA gene encoding acyl-ACP--UDP-N-acetylglucosamine O-acyltransferase, whose translation is MNISPLAVVHPEAQIGQNVTIDPFAVIEKDVVIGDNCHIYSHAVILDGARIGKNCNIFPGAVVAGIPQDMKFAGETTTAEIGDNTTLRECVTINRGTASKGKTVVGRNCLIMAYSHVAHDCVLKDHIIIGNASQIAGEVEIDDFAIVSGGSLVHQFTRISKHVMVQGGSRIGKDIPPYTLIGRDPIVYCGINIVGLRRRGFTNQQVFLIQDIYRTLYTRGLNNTEALKAIETEYEPSEERDLILNFIKSSSRGIVRGSIDE
- a CDS encoding DMT family protein, which produces MQSVYTILLLIVSNIFMTCAWYGHLKMKQQFSWFEHLPLFGVILFSWFLAFFEYCFQVPANRIGFRDNGGPFNLIQLKVIQEVITLVVFVAFSTIAFKGESFKWNHALAFVFLVAAVYLVFKK
- a CDS encoding PD-(D/E)XK nuclease family transposase, coding for MRKLYYLEQVLYGVAKTITEYISLGEDYHKVKKIYSINIFYFDIGRGEDYLYHGQNHFIGVHTKDQLVVNTKERSVIVSKLSPEIFPEYILIRTNKFDKIAVTPLEEWMDYLKRGTIRPDTMTPGLGEAREKLRYYSMPPEDRYAYDEHLNAVMIQNDVLDSAKLEGYLEGLAESRAENKEKGKAKGLAKGETEANLENAKKMKAMGIDLEMIRQITGITL
- a CDS encoding IS1096 element passenger TnpR family protein, with product MLFRFLILSDEADDFKREIKIDSESTFLDLQNAILDSVGYTKDQMTSFFICDDDWSKKTEITLVEMDTSSEEDSYVMADTQLEELLEDEHQKLLFVFDYMTERAFFMELREIVPGKDLDAPICSKSVGTPPAQIVSFDEFEAKNGSTDVGEDFYGDSEYDMDELDKSGFDGLGEGPMDNPYDDERF
- a CDS encoding tetratricopeptide repeat protein, with the translated sequence MKRLSKKLLYTLGVTLICGGMQLHAQSLDQAKKLYNDGKYAEAKPVFEKLVKQAPSNASYNQWYGVCCFETGDLAGAEKHLKVAVKRRVQDAYRYLGEVYYQTYRFNEAEEMFDEYITLLTKKKQDVEPYQIRMDLANKASRMLDKVENVQIIDSLVVDKDNFLSAYTLSEESGTLTTYQDFFQTNDPGNSSVYMNQKEDKIYYAHSTDGNHNCLFTQSKLIDQWGDEKQLPMNINSDADDGYPFVLSDGVTIYYASKGNSSLGGYDLFVTRYNINSDTYLTPEQLGMPYNSPFNDYMMVIDEAKQLGWFVSDRYQPEGKVCVYLFIPNDNRERVDSEDIELKRARASIASIKDSWKPGSNYEELIHLAHTEIPYGRIEIKKDFTFPIHNDIVYYTLDDIQSPEAKNYYEKVVSIHKQIKELNEKLESLRASYIKGNKAKREQLKPTILDTEEKLNNLLGQPDEWEKKARNAEIVYLRNNHK